One region of Ornithinibacter aureus genomic DNA includes:
- a CDS encoding YhjD/YihY/BrkB family envelope integrity protein, with protein sequence MKDRKTEPSDDRPSDVSATGSSTGTAAPSTTAARTAARLAPLVAWADRNPVPGTTLRIVRQLLAVDVRDRVFGMAGQSFLAVIPLLIISSSWLSQSDGRALATALSTRLGLTGVTADTVTLLFSRPEGSAEVSTASGLSLALLFFSVNSFTRTLRRSIEGPWELPKVGWKGQLSGLLGVVLLIVMQVTLAVIAVEWVSTSAAQGFLEGLVRTVVATAFWIAIGRALTHGRLSVARLWPGALVGGVGSTAIAIWTVTVLPGIFERDAARYGVIGVALALVTWLLAFSGLIVLVGVAGAQIARAAGWFTPREDPLVQPLFEQPDPQA encoded by the coding sequence GTGAAGGACCGGAAGACCGAGCCGTCCGACGACCGGCCCTCCGACGTGTCCGCCACCGGCTCGTCCACCGGTACCGCCGCGCCCAGCACCACTGCCGCCCGGACCGCTGCCCGGCTGGCCCCGCTCGTCGCCTGGGCCGACCGCAACCCCGTCCCGGGCACCACCTTGCGCATCGTGCGCCAGCTGCTCGCGGTGGACGTGCGCGACCGCGTCTTCGGCATGGCGGGGCAGTCGTTCCTGGCCGTCATCCCGCTGCTCATCATCAGCTCGAGCTGGCTCTCGCAGAGCGACGGGCGGGCACTCGCCACGGCCCTCAGCACCCGGCTGGGGCTCACGGGCGTCACCGCCGACACCGTGACGCTGTTGTTCTCGAGACCGGAGGGCAGCGCGGAGGTCAGCACGGCATCCGGTCTCAGCCTGGCGCTGTTGTTCTTCTCGGTGAACAGCTTCACCCGCACCCTGCGCCGCAGCATAGAAGGGCCCTGGGAGCTGCCGAAGGTCGGGTGGAAGGGCCAGCTGAGCGGCCTGCTCGGCGTGGTGCTGCTCATCGTGATGCAGGTGACCCTGGCGGTGATCGCGGTGGAGTGGGTCAGCACGTCGGCCGCTCAAGGGTTCCTCGAAGGGCTGGTCCGCACGGTGGTGGCGACCGCGTTCTGGATCGCGATCGGGCGGGCCCTGACCCACGGGCGCCTGTCGGTCGCACGGCTGTGGCCGGGCGCGCTCGTCGGCGGTGTCGGCAGCACCGCCATCGCCATCTGGACGGTCACCGTGCTGCCCGGCATCTTCGAACGGGATGCCGCGCGCTACGGCGTCATCGGCGTGGCCCTCGCACTCGTCACCTGGCTGCTGGCCTTCAGTGGCCTCATCGTCCTGGTGGGCGTGGCCGGCGCCCAGATCGCCCGGGCCGCCGGGTGGTTCACGCCGCGTGAGGACCCGCTCGTTCAGCCGCTGTTCGAGCAACCCGACCCGCAGGCCTGA
- a CDS encoding AI-2E family transporter, producing MHTEAATAAPAPSLARRVWLVVGVLALTAALVFMLWRGASTFYYVIMAWFAALAMEPVVSRLTQRMHRGLATGLVMLLAGVFLVIFLGLFGSLFVEQLTSFITALPGMAEDALRWFNSVSGSTFTFETILDEIGLSPTDLTAYADDLAFGVLGLVAKVLSGFFGVFILVFFTFYMSAGMPTLRGWIARRLRPQLQVPFLTAWDLTGIKVGGYIAARIVLASINAVLSGVVFALIGLPYWLPLALWTGLVAQFVPNIGTYIAIALPVLVGLTSGDPMVGVWVLAWGVGYQQVENLAIEPRISSRAVNLHPAVSFGSALLGAQLFGLSGALLGVPVAATVMAMLEIYQRRYELSPQTEEIVAAHVAPRDKPRDAEGGTGENGVLDAVPPPLAGLAPPVAAEDSHPPDETRAD from the coding sequence ATGCACACCGAGGCCGCCACGGCCGCCCCCGCACCATCCCTCGCGCGCCGGGTCTGGCTCGTCGTCGGGGTCCTGGCGCTGACCGCCGCCCTGGTCTTCATGCTCTGGCGGGGCGCCTCGACGTTCTACTACGTGATCATGGCGTGGTTCGCGGCCCTGGCAATGGAGCCGGTGGTCTCGCGGCTGACGCAGCGAATGCACCGCGGCCTCGCCACGGGCCTCGTCATGCTGCTGGCCGGCGTCTTCCTCGTGATCTTCCTCGGCCTGTTCGGCAGCCTGTTCGTCGAGCAGCTGACGAGCTTCATCACCGCCCTGCCGGGGATGGCCGAGGACGCGCTGCGCTGGTTCAACTCGGTGTCGGGGTCGACGTTCACGTTCGAGACGATCCTCGACGAGATCGGCCTGAGCCCCACCGACCTCACCGCGTACGCCGACGACCTCGCGTTCGGGGTGCTCGGCCTCGTCGCCAAGGTGCTCTCGGGCTTCTTCGGCGTGTTCATCCTCGTGTTCTTCACGTTCTACATGTCCGCGGGGATGCCCACGCTGAGGGGCTGGATCGCCCGCCGTCTGCGGCCGCAGCTGCAGGTTCCGTTCCTCACGGCCTGGGACCTCACCGGCATCAAGGTCGGTGGCTACATCGCCGCACGCATCGTGCTCGCCTCGATCAACGCGGTGCTCAGCGGCGTCGTGTTCGCCCTCATCGGCCTGCCGTACTGGCTGCCCCTCGCCCTGTGGACCGGCCTGGTCGCCCAGTTCGTGCCCAACATCGGCACCTACATCGCCATCGCGCTCCCGGTGCTCGTCGGGCTGACGTCGGGCGACCCGATGGTGGGGGTCTGGGTGCTGGCGTGGGGCGTCGGGTACCAGCAGGTCGAGAACCTCGCCATCGAGCCGCGCATCTCCTCGCGCGCCGTCAACCTCCATCCGGCCGTGTCGTTCGGCTCGGCCCTGCTCGGCGCCCAGCTGTTCGGGCTGTCGGGCGCGCTGCTCGGGGTGCCCGTCGCCGCCACCGTCATGGCGATGCTCGAGATCTACCAACGCCGCTACGAGCTGAGCCCGCAGACCGAGGAGATCGTCGCCGCACACGTCGCGCCACGCGACAAGCCGCGTGATGCCGAGGGAGGTACCGGTGAGAACGGCGTACTGGATGCCGTCCCACCGCCCCTCGCTGGCTTGGCGCCCCCCGTCGCGGCCGAGGATTCCCATCCGCCGGACGAAACCCGCGCCGACTGA
- a CDS encoding tyrosine-type recombinase/integrase translates to MQTHTAPETFTAKIDAEAWLAAERHLSEDPANWRAPKVRLEQEYDRRARLRRFTFGPYSEDWLAHRDLAASTRNTYAQLLKHHLLPTFADVPLSEIDRALVATWYRRVGAGRPHARKHAYDLLRNILNMALDDELIDRNPVHIRGASNVKRTGTTQPASLDELEALAEATPERYRLMVLLAAWCALRKGELSELRRSDVDTTQWVLRVRRGVGFVPGRTVVKDPKTQAGKRDVAIPEHLVPMVREHLLRHAQQGGQGLMFPSARGEHLRTSAIGRWYYPAREAAGRPDLRFHDLRHTGAVLAAQSGATLAELMHRLGHTTPAAAMRYQHAAAERDREIAQRMSKRYREHVQARPSDCT, encoded by the coding sequence TTGCAGACGCACACAGCCCCGGAGACGTTCACGGCCAAGATCGATGCCGAGGCTTGGCTCGCTGCCGAACGGCACCTGAGCGAAGACCCGGCGAACTGGCGGGCTCCGAAGGTGCGGCTGGAGCAGGAGTACGACCGTCGTGCCCGGCTGCGGCGCTTCACCTTCGGACCGTACTCAGAGGACTGGCTCGCGCATCGGGACCTCGCGGCGAGCACACGGAATACCTACGCACAGCTGCTCAAGCATCACCTTCTTCCAACGTTCGCCGACGTCCCGCTATCGGAGATTGACCGAGCGCTCGTCGCCACCTGGTATCGACGCGTCGGAGCCGGCAGGCCGCACGCCCGGAAGCACGCCTACGACCTTCTTCGCAACATCCTCAACATGGCCTTGGATGACGAACTGATCGATCGCAACCCGGTGCACATCCGCGGCGCAAGCAACGTCAAACGCACGGGTACGACTCAACCCGCGTCCCTTGACGAACTCGAGGCCCTTGCCGAGGCGACCCCTGAGCGGTACCGGCTCATGGTGCTTCTCGCGGCGTGGTGCGCCCTGCGCAAGGGTGAGCTGTCCGAGCTGCGCCGCAGCGACGTGGACACCACGCAGTGGGTCCTGAGAGTGCGGCGAGGCGTCGGTTTCGTCCCGGGCCGCACCGTGGTCAAGGACCCCAAGACCCAGGCGGGTAAGCGCGACGTCGCTATTCCAGAACATCTCGTGCCGATGGTTCGCGAACACCTCCTTCGACATGCCCAACAAGGAGGTCAGGGGCTGATGTTTCCCTCAGCACGTGGTGAGCACCTGCGGACGTCCGCTATCGGTCGCTGGTACTACCCAGCCCGTGAGGCCGCCGGACGACCTGACCTTCGCTTTCACGACCTCCGCCATACCGGCGCTGTCCTCGCGGCTCAGTCAGGTGCAACGTTGGCGGAGTTGATGCACCGCCTCGGCCACACCACTCCCGCAGCGGCGATGCGTTACCAGCACGCCGCAGCGGAGCGCGACCGCGAGATAGCCCAACGCATGTCGAAGCGCTACCGGGAACACGTGCAGGCGAGACCATCGGACTGCACCTAA
- a CDS encoding LuxR C-terminal-related transcriptional regulator: MLAYLPHRIKHRDIAAELDITLNTLRTHLASIYRKLGVTDRDDAATRATETGLL; this comes from the coding sequence GTGTTGGCCTACCTTCCACACAGGATCAAGCACCGGGACATCGCCGCCGAGCTAGACATCACCCTGAACACCCTCAGGACCCACCTGGCAAGCATCTACCGCAAGCTGGGTGTCACGGACCGCGACGACGCAGCCACCCGAGCCACCGAAACGGGACTGCTCTGA
- a CDS encoding histone-like nucleoid-structuring protein Lsr2 yields MAKRVIEQLVSDLSGKDIKDGEGETVKFSIGSTSYQMDLTEAEAGQFYAAVKKYTDVATNTGGRGARSGGGSKNKSDRNQTQAIRTWARENGRVVSDRGRISQDVQDAYNAAH; encoded by the coding sequence ATGGCGAAGCGTGTGATTGAGCAACTTGTCAGCGATCTGAGCGGCAAGGACATCAAGGACGGCGAGGGTGAGACGGTCAAGTTCAGCATCGGCTCGACCTCGTATCAGATGGATCTGACCGAAGCAGAGGCCGGTCAGTTCTACGCCGCCGTCAAGAAGTACACCGACGTTGCGACCAACACCGGCGGTCGCGGTGCGCGCTCTGGTGGTGGCTCCAAGAACAAGTCCGACCGCAACCAGACTCAGGCGATCCGTACCTGGGCACGTGAGAACGGCCGTGTGGTCAGCGACCGCGGCCGGATCAGCCAGGACGTTCAGGACGCGTACAACGCTGCGCACTGA
- a CDS encoding IS110 family transposase, with protein sequence MGAEQVAHGWAGIDVGKGHHWVCLIDEAGSTLWSSKVVNDEAAILDAIAEVLARAQQVSWAVDITGTSSALLLALLSAHGQAATYVPGRTVNQMSTAYAGEAKTDARDAYVIAETVRLRGDLTPVDVPATLVAELRLLVTHRTDLVADRVRMINRLRDVLSGYFPSLEREFDYATSRGAVVLLTGYQAPAAIRARGRARLTTWLRARKVRSAEQIATAAVKAANAQHTTVPGQDVAASIVAEFATALLELDQRIRVLDARIGDTFHAHPQAQIIESMPGIGTILGAELIAAAGDLSRYVDAGHLASAAGLVPVPRDSGRRTGNLHRPMRYSRKLRRVFYLSAQTSMMREGPNRDFYLKKRGQGHGHVQALIALARRRVDVLWALLRDNRVFELTPPTREKLPQTV encoded by the coding sequence GTGGGAGCAGAACAGGTCGCCCATGGCTGGGCAGGTATCGACGTCGGCAAGGGGCACCACTGGGTGTGCCTGATCGACGAGGCGGGCTCGACCCTGTGGTCGAGCAAGGTCGTCAACGACGAGGCGGCGATCCTGGACGCGATCGCCGAAGTGTTGGCGCGAGCACAGCAGGTGTCGTGGGCGGTGGACATCACTGGCACCAGCAGCGCCCTGCTGCTGGCCCTGTTGAGCGCCCATGGGCAGGCTGCGACGTACGTGCCGGGACGAACGGTCAACCAGATGTCGACCGCGTACGCGGGGGAGGCCAAGACTGATGCCCGCGACGCGTACGTCATCGCAGAGACGGTGCGGCTGCGTGGTGACCTCACACCCGTGGACGTCCCGGCGACGTTGGTGGCCGAGCTGCGGCTGCTGGTCACCCACCGCACAGACCTCGTCGCCGACCGGGTCCGGATGATCAACCGTCTGCGGGACGTGCTCAGCGGCTACTTCCCCTCTCTGGAGCGGGAATTCGACTACGCGACCAGTCGCGGAGCGGTGGTCCTGTTGACCGGCTACCAGGCACCAGCCGCGATCCGGGCACGTGGCCGTGCTCGCCTGACGACGTGGCTGCGGGCCCGCAAGGTCCGAAGCGCCGAGCAGATCGCGACGGCCGCGGTCAAGGCCGCCAACGCGCAACACACCACCGTCCCCGGCCAGGACGTCGCGGCGAGCATCGTCGCGGAGTTCGCCACCGCCCTGCTCGAGCTCGACCAGCGCATCCGCGTCCTGGACGCTCGGATCGGTGACACCTTCCACGCCCACCCCCAGGCACAGATCATCGAGTCGATGCCCGGCATCGGCACGATCCTGGGCGCCGAGCTCATCGCGGCCGCCGGCGACCTGTCCCGCTATGTCGACGCCGGACACCTCGCCTCAGCGGCCGGGCTGGTCCCCGTCCCGCGCGACTCGGGTCGTCGCACCGGGAACCTGCACCGCCCGATGCGCTACTCACGCAAGCTCCGCCGGGTGTTCTACCTGTCCGCGCAAACCTCGATGATGCGCGAGGGTCCCAACCGCGACTTCTACCTCAAGAAGCGCGGACAAGGCCACGGACACGTCCAAGCGCTCATCGCCCTCGCCCGCCGCCGCGTCGACGTCCTGTGGGCACTGCTACGCGACAACCGAGTCTTCGAACTCACCCCGCCCACTCGCGAAAAGCTGCCCCAAACCGTTTGA
- a CDS encoding ISL3 family transposase, producing the protein MPDATFTSPDLTTFARLDELGLEAVGQRVEPDRAVIACRVVEPDQWCRRCGCEGAPRDTVTRELAHEPFGWRPTTLVLTIRRYRCAHCGHVWRQDTTAAAEPRSKLSRRGLRWALEAIVLAHLTVARVAEGLAVAWDTANDAVLAEGKRALIDDPARFDGVSAIGVDEHVWRHTRAGDKYVTVIIDLTGIRDGTGPARLLDMVEGRSKAAFKTWLAHRPQAWRDAVEVVAMDGFKTATAEELPDAVTVMDPFHVVRLAGDALDTCRRRVQQDLHGHRGRKSDPLYRARRTLHTGADLLTDTQAERLTALFTPDEHVQVEATWGIYQRMIAAYRHEDRATGRELMVKLIDSVSTGVPAALVEVTKLGRTLKTRAADVLAFFDRPGTSNGPTEAINGRLEHLRGSALGFRNLTNYIARCLLESGGFRPQLLHPRLG; encoded by the coding sequence GTGCCTGACGCTACCTTCACCAGCCCTGATTTGACCACGTTCGCCCGCCTTGACGAGCTCGGCCTCGAGGCGGTGGGGCAGCGGGTGGAGCCTGACCGGGCGGTCATCGCGTGCAGGGTCGTGGAGCCGGACCAGTGGTGCCGGCGCTGCGGCTGCGAGGGCGCCCCGCGGGACACGGTTACCAGGGAGTTGGCGCACGAACCGTTCGGGTGGCGCCCCACCACGCTGGTGCTCACGATCCGCCGGTATCGGTGTGCGCACTGCGGACACGTGTGGCGCCAAGACACCACCGCCGCGGCGGAGCCGCGGTCCAAGCTCTCGCGGCGTGGGCTGCGGTGGGCTTTGGAGGCGATCGTGTTGGCGCACCTGACGGTGGCCCGGGTCGCTGAAGGGCTGGCGGTCGCGTGGGACACCGCCAACGACGCCGTCCTGGCCGAGGGCAAACGCGCCCTGATCGACGACCCGGCCCGGTTCGACGGCGTCAGCGCGATCGGCGTCGACGAGCACGTGTGGCGCCACACCCGGGCCGGTGACAAGTACGTCACCGTGATCATCGACCTCACCGGGATCCGTGACGGCACCGGCCCAGCCCGGCTGCTCGACATGGTCGAGGGCCGCTCCAAGGCGGCGTTCAAGACCTGGCTCGCGCACCGCCCCCAAGCGTGGCGTGACGCTGTGGAGGTGGTCGCGATGGACGGGTTCAAGACCGCCACCGCCGAGGAACTACCCGACGCGGTCACCGTCATGGATCCCTTTCACGTCGTGCGCTTGGCCGGGGACGCCCTGGACACCTGCCGGCGCCGCGTCCAACAAGACCTGCACGGCCACCGCGGCCGCAAGAGCGACCCGCTCTACCGGGCCCGGCGGACCCTGCACACCGGCGCTGACCTGCTCACCGACACACAGGCCGAGCGGCTCACCGCCCTGTTCACGCCAGACGAGCACGTGCAGGTCGAGGCGACCTGGGGCATCTACCAGAGAATGATCGCCGCCTACCGGCACGAAGACCGCGCGACAGGACGCGAGCTGATGGTCAAGCTCATCGACTCCGTCAGCACCGGTGTGCCCGCCGCGCTGGTCGAGGTCACCAAACTCGGCCGGACCCTGAAGACCCGAGCCGCTGACGTCCTGGCCTTCTTCGACCGCCCCGGCACCAGCAACGGACCCACCGAAGCCATCAACGGACGACTCGAACACCTACGCGGCTCCGCCCTCGGGTTCCGCAACCTCACCAACTACATCGCCAGATGCCTCCTCGAATCCGGCGGCTTCAGACCCCAACTCCTACACCCTCGATTGGGATGA